The DNA region GTAGGCTCCTCTGCTAATCGGGAGACAGCGAGGCCGAGGAGAGATTCGACAGGTGAGCAGTGGTCACAGATGGAAACCTCTTTCATCAAATCtagaaaaaataatcacacaaaatgaaacccCACTTCCCTCATGAAAATATTCGACACTGACTTTCTAagtaaaaagagaagaggaaaaaaaaaattacaacattaaaTCACTACTGCAAAACTTTCATACTCACAAGTAGTTGACCTTAAACAGTTGATAGACAGGAGGTGAAGTGCTCTACTGGTATTCTCATTTTACAGGTAAGTCACTGTAAAATAACACCAAAGTTTAACTCCACACAGTCACGCCTGTCAGTAGTTTTTGCTGGCATCCATCTTCCCCACAACCCCCTCCTCACTTGGTGACCTGGTGTCAGTTACCTGCTGCCAGTCTGGACTGAGCACTCTAATGCACAACCCCGCACAGCAGGAAGTCAGCGGCAGGAGCCTGATAATCCCACCCTGTACTTCAAAAGTGGATCATCCGGAAAACACAAGAGACTTTAGTGTTCGTGGACCATGTCCAGTTATTatcttttacacacattttattttgtcttttctcgcCACAGTGTTTCGGGAggactttatttttcaaatcaaaggAGTATTTTTGAGACTTAAggtattttaaatgaatattatcAGATGGGTAGAGGTATAAAGGGCAGATTGGGATTTAAAAGtatgatttatttgttgtgtttcagtttctcATTACATCAGCTATGTGATTTACTCATTTGGTTGTCTGCCATCTCAGCCTCTCCTGCTCCACCCTATGGCATCAGCGTCCTGGAGTGTGTGCGTGACTCCATGGTGCTGAGCTGGAAGCAGCCAACTTTCATTGGCGGTGCTGACATCACTGGCTACTTTGTGGATTACCGTGAGGTCATAGATGGCGTGCCGGGGAAATGGCACGAGGCCAACATCAAGTCTATCACTGAGAGGGCCTACAGAGTGAGCAGATATGAAATACTCCAGTTGATGTTGGTTTCAAAGCTGAACGGGGCCATTTCAGCAACAAGGCTCTGTCTTCGTGTGTCCCCGTCTTTAGGTGTCTGAtctgaaggaaaacaggaagtatCAGTTCCAGGTCCGAGCCGCCAACTTGGCTGGTGTTGGCATCCCTTCACTGCCCAGTGACACCTTCCTGTGTGAGGAGTGGACTATCGCTGTACCAGGTTATCTGCTTCAACAGGCCAAGTGTCGCTCTGGCCGAACAGCTGTTAGGTAGTTCTGGTTTCTTTGAAACAACCAATTTTGCCAATCTGCTGTGTTTCTACACCACAGGACCTCCGCATGACCTGCAGATAAGGGAGGTGCGAAGCGACTCTCTGGCGCTGCTCTGGAAACCGCCTGTGTACCAGGGCCGCGACCCCGTCAACGGGTTCTACATCGACATCAAGGAGGCAGAAGCACCCGAGGAGGCCTGGAGAGGCATCAACACCAAGGCTACGGAGAAGACATACATGAAGGTGGCCATCAGCTGGAgaccttttttctgtctttggcgTTCATTCGTACCAGCAGATGGTCTGCCATGTGGCTGTTTTACGTGGTTTTACAGATTACGAATCTGAAGGAGGGAGAGACGTATGTGTTCCGTGTTCGAGCTCAGAATAAAGCCGGCGTTGGAAAAACCTCAGATGTGACAGAACCAGTTCCAGCTCTGACCAAACCTggtaagacagaaaaaaaaaacaaccatcatCTGAGGAAGCGACTATGACACTGACAAGTATCTTGTAAATCACTGTAATCAGTGGATGACTTCATTTTAAGGCGGTCTTACCCATCTCTATCCTTCAGGCACCAAGGAGATCGTTGTTGATGTTGACGACGACGGCATCGTCTCCCTGAACTTTGAATGCTCTGACTTGACACCTGACTCCAAATTTGTGTGGTCCAAGAATTACGAAGAGATCACAGATGTCTCCCGCTTGGCTATTGAAACCAAAGGAAACAAGTGAGAAGAGTCAAAGTCTGTGGACTCTGTGATTGctcatttgatttttttgtgacTATAATATAAAGCTTCCTTGCAGATCCAAAGCTGTTTTCAGCTCTCTTGATGAGGAGGACATTGGCGTTTACTCCTGCCTGGTCACTCACACCGACGGTGCTTCAGCTAGCTATAATCTCTCTGAAGAAGGTATGAATATGTTTCAAGATgccaatgaaatgtttttgtttttttttaacccattgATGAATTCCCCCTTCTTTCTTTATCAGAACTGAAGAAGCTGCTCGTGATCAGCCATGACCACAAATTCCCCAGTAAGTGTGTCAGCCTCACATCTGATCACCGCTGCATTTAAGAGTGCTTTGGACTGATATAGTTTTCACTCCTCAAACTAGTTATTCCCCTGAAGTCAGAGTTGGCTGTGGAGATGCTGGAGAAAGGCAAAGTTCGCTTTTGGCTGCAAGCGgacaaaatatcacaaaacGCCAAAGTGGATTATGTGTTCAACGACAATATGCTGTCTAATGGGGAGGTCGGTAAATCAACTGCACAGCTTTTACACCAACGTGCTTTTCTGGCAGATGAGACTGAAAATGCTTAACCCTTGTTTTGCAGAAATATAAGATGAACTTTGACAAGAACACTGGTGTGATTGAGATGATCATGGAGTGTCTGACCCCAGCAGACGAGGGCACCTTCACCTTCCAGATGCAGGATGGGAAAGCAACTAACCAGTCCAGCTTGGTCCTGATAGGAGACGGTACGTTCAGGCAGGGTCTGGGGCATGATACTGGAATTTACTTTAGGTTAACttcttttggaaatgaaaggttTCTTGTTCACTCTTTGGCATAGAAACAACTCAATTTATTAAAATTCCTGGAAGCTATTATTACAATATTTTACAATACTGGCCATTCAAAACCTATGGGGCTTGTTTTGTGTAAATGCGGTGATGCAAATGCTCAGCAACTGTACGTTCTGGACACTGGAGGGCAGCAATAAGATTTATGAATGCAGATTGTGAAAGCACAAACTACATTCATGTTGTTACGTAATCCCACAACACCCAAACAAGTATCAGATCATCGGCTTTTGTGGTTAGATTACGAATGATCAAGTTTCCTTTAAAACCACTGAACCTTTTgcgttttttcattttttcatttgcagtgtttaaggagctgcagaaagaatCTGAGTTTCAGAGGAAAGAGTGGTTCAGAAAACAAGGTATGGGAGACGCTGCATTTCTAAAAAACAGTATCATATTGATCATTCTActcattaaattattattagttgttttgtccaaaaaaaaaaccaaaacaaacaaacacaaaaaatgccAATCACAGTATGTGTAATGTAAGTATCCAAttatcacaatattttttatatgaccaattcattcattaatggAATGTAATTTGTTCCAGGTCCTCATTTCATCGAGTATTTGAGTTACGAGGTGACACCAGAGTGCTGCGTTGTGCTGAAATGCAAGGTCAGGCAGAAAAGTTCAGTTCAAAAAGATTTTAGCTGCtgcacattttcaaagaaatCCTCAGTGTGTTGCGAGCTTTGAACATTTCTTTGTCATGCTACCTCTCAGGTGGGAAACATGAAGAAGGAAACCTCTGCGGTGTGGTACAAAGACGGAAGAGAGATCAAATCAGAAGAACATCTGGGCTTCACCGAGGGAGTTCTGAAACTGGAGATAGCTCAGGTGAGGATATGAGTAAAGACAGCTGTGTGAAGAGTGAATttgtatctatatatatgtatatttctgTATTGTATAGTTGTCACTGAACTCATTTGCATATATGACTGTAAAACGGTGGAATCCTTGCACAGCACTGTTTATGTCTTTGCTCCAAAAATATCTGGATCCTCACATTTTATGGGCTTCTTTCACCTGAATATTGACCCACAAGATACGATCTTTGAGTAAGAGGACGTGAGTTCAAAAACCATCACCAGCAGACGGTTGAatcatttactttttctttcttaatccAACATTTTTCTTACCATATCATACCAAGACAACAAAACCATTACATTAATTCACACTAAATTTCAGGATGCCGCTGtccctttctttctctaaaCTCTCCCTGTCATCCtctgttttaaatcagctcttttctctcaaaataatttgaactctgtcttcattctgtctctcATAATTCACTCCCATCCCGCTGTATTGTCTCTCCATGTCTGTCCGAGTAGCAACCCTTGGCATGCAAGATCAGTATAACAAATAAACATGATGTCACATGTGTCCCATTTCAGCGCGACTCCCCTGCAGACACAGCAGACTCTGTCGGGGACCTAATCTGGAGAAGAATAAAAGTTGGGATCTGTTTTCAGTTGCCATCACACTTCTGGTTTCACCTCggaatgctttttgtttgtctgtctgtctgtctgtctgttggcttttttgcttttgtgtcttATATGTGTTTCTGCAGCACCCATAGCAGAAGAGAAAAGCTTGGCTTTTCTGTTGAACACATATCAAATAACACTTTTTTAATGGCGCCAAGTGTTGTTTCcaactgaatttattttatttctctctctggcaGATCTCCAAGAAGGACGCTGGTGTGTACGAGGTGGTTCTGAAGGATGACAGAGGAAAGGACACTTCCACACTGAACCTGACAGACCAAAGTAACGATGAGTGTTTGGTTACATGCCAACACAGTCAGTGGCTGAATTAGCTTTAAATGACTGAATTTCactcctgcttttttttcttttcaaggttTCAAGGACTTGATGAATGAAGTTTTCGGTTATATTGGTGAGAAAAGATAGATTTTGTGCCCAAATAACGTTTCAGCAGATTGACTTTAGAATTTTTTAACCAGAAATGGATGGAAAtggttttgtattttcttttcttgcagcCAGTTCCTCCACTCCACTGAAGATCACGAGCACAGATGAAGGCATCCGACTTTACACCTTTGTCAACTACTACAACGATTTACTCCAAGTGACATGGCATTACAAGTGAGTTGTTGAAACCCATTTGTATACAACCAAATTATATACAAGTAAATTTGATTTGCTATaagttaattaaaatgttttcactctCAAACTCATTCAGCCTAAacctgagaaacattttcaattcTATTTATTACCTTAACTTGTTCTATTTTTAGATGTGATTGTGTTAGGtttgtttaaacatttatttacaagtCACTCAGTGCAGTAAGAGATtaattattgtaataataaagtctagtgtttgtgtattctggtgtgcttctgtgtttgcGTGTCATggagctgtgtgttttctctctgacaggGATTCAGCCATCGCCTTCTCTGACCGTATAAAGAGTGGTGTGGTGGGAGAGCAGCTGTGGCTGCAGATCACAGAGCCCACAGAAAAAGACATGGGCAAATACGCCATCGAGTTCCACGATGGAAAGGGCGGCCTGAAGAGAACCGTGGAGCTGGCTGGTCAAGGTGAGTTCACACCTGGGCTGTACGGTGACGCGTGTTAAATGTCTAAATCTGTATTTCCCCGTTACTGACGTAAACACGTGCAGATGAGAGACCTCCCTTTaaaatttggttttaaattcattttaaatttaactttgtgtgcTCTTTTATaatttctgtttcatgttttgtgttaaaatgaataCTTCAGAGTTTTCATTTGGGCAACAAAAAGGATTCAGGATCTTACaccgtgtttttgttttgcagcatttGACGATGCTTTTGCAGAGTTCCAGAGACTCAAGTAGGTTCCCAATAATTTCATAACTATCGTGTTATTATGTCTAATCAGTGTCGTGCATTGTGAACACTAAATAAATGATGCATTGTATTGTTCCAAACAGGTATGCTGTTTGTCAATTAAAACTTGCAATTTTTCTGATTTGAGGAActacataaagaaaaagaacatgaaGTTTTAACTTTGGTCACCTTTGACCTAATTTGttgttccttctttttttacctcctcagagctgcagctatTGCAGAGAGAAGTAAGTCATACTGTGCTCACATTGGCATTGCTCTTTTAATCgttgttttcagctgctggatcatcaacaacaacaaaaaaaacacatcatatAACTCTTATTCTTTCCAGCTCATCTTGATCTTGATCTTTTTCtgacatatttcattttctaaatgtaCTTTTATCAATGTATATTTTCAGGGTTGTAAATTTTATTACAAGCACTTTTGCGGCATAAGAGTAGAGCTTATTACTGAACTacactgtttctctcttttagaCCGAGCTCGAGTAGCAGGAGGCCTTCCTGACGTGGTCACCATCCAGGAGGGGAAGGTAATCACACGGCCTGCACATGACTCAGCACAATACTGGCAGTCTCTCTACaagattaaatgtaattatagtTTCTGAAGTGTATCATTTTGTTGATAtgccttttctttcctgcaggCCCTCAATCTCACCTGCAACATCTCCGGTGATCCAGTGCCAGAGGTCACCTGGCTGAAGAACGACAAGGAGATCACGTCCGACGACCACTGCATCCTGAAGTTTGCGTCAGGCAAGTTCGCCAGCTTCACCATCACCGGCGTGAACACGTCAGACTCTGGCAAATACAGCATCCTGGTGAAGAACAAGTACGGCACAGAGAGCGGGGACTTCACCGTAAGTGTCTTCATCCCTGAGGAGGCAGGCggcaagaaaaaataaaagtggtcCAAATCTTGTCGTAAATATGTATAAAAGCAAAACGCTGGAAACtgtttaaggagaaaaaaaaaaaagggcttgagaatgtgttgatgtttttgtagAATATAACTCTAGTGGTGCTAGATCTAAACAAAGAAGTCCAATAGTTCAGAGAGAAACCAAGACATTTAGTCCAACGCTGTCCAATCTGACTGAACATAAAAAGGTGTTTGTGACATTCTGCCCTCTCAAAATGTTACTGGTGCAATTTTAGTTTATGTTTGTGTAAAGTTGCAGCATGCAGAGCGGCTCATGACTCTGCTTTAGGGCCCTTGACAAAAGGAAGCCAAGGATAATTGTTTACGGCACTAAGTCAAAGAAGAGACGTCATGAAGTTAGTGCGAAATGTCTGTCATTACaattttttacatgttttattcCCTTTGCTACAAAGACTGTGGACTTTGCTgttgaaatttttaaaaatataaacaatataaacagTATCAGCATTCAAGTTCTGTTGGGAGTTCAGACCTTCGATTTTGGAATAAGTCTTCCAATTGGTTGAAAATGCCACCTCtgaattttgatttaaaaacaaaagtttgcaTCCTGGTTGtatgttcaaatgaaaaaaaaaaaaaaagtgaagttcaCTCAATTTGGAACAAACGGACTAAAACATGGCCTTTGGTTGGAATGTGCCATTTCATTAGATGTTGTATTCAGTCCTGTTGTAGcttttgttccattttattCACATCACTTTGAATGTTGTGATCATGACGTCACTTTCACCGTGTCGGCCCTTTTGCTCCTCATTATTATCGAtgtttcctctcactgctgTGACGCCCCCTTCAGACTCCATCATCAGTTATTATTATATCTCCTTtagtaataatgatgataatgactGCTGTAATTGTAGCTGAGATCACTGTTAACACCAAACAGTCAGAATGGTTTTACTTCCTTCTCCCCTGTTTCTTGATGAGACTAATAAAAACGAGCATGTACTcccccacttcctcctcctcctctctgagtTGTTTCACTCTGATTCCAGCACCTCTCCTCTTCACCTTTTCACTATTCACTCTCTCGTTCCAGTTGCTTCTTCCCTTTTTCACTCCCAGTCATGATCTCTGTAGAGTCGGACTCCCTGAGGATCACCCACCAGCATGGAGCCAACCCTCTCCACTGTAATCCAACCCTGATCCAAAAATCGGACTTAGGTTTATGAGccgttagaaaaaaaaaataataatgatgtgaAATTTTTTGTGGAACTAACAGAGCATCAAAATGAAGCTCGGTTGAATATAACTGAAGAACAGGACAGTCACATCACTGACAGAAAGCAAATCCACAGCTCCTGTGAATGCGGATTAGCAGGTCCAGGTCTCTATTCAGGTTCAGCGACTGGAAATCATATATTCTCTTCTCTACTCTTCAGCGTTTGGCAAACGCTGCTTTAAACTAATAGCAAAAATCATAAATGGGTCTCAAGAGGGTTTGACAATTTGCACAACGTGTGATTTCCCCTGTCATAAAACTCCTGATTTGAAGAAGTCAGATATGCACCGTCACTGCGTTTCacataaaaatcaaatcatgtgaaaaataaacaatatggTGAAACACACATATGTAATTGGCTTATAAAAGCTGAAATATGAGCTGAACAAGAATTTTATGCAGTTTTTGAACAGATTACTTATATTATgcaagttttgttgtttgtactGGAGTCAAGTGGATTACTTTGGCTATAAGTCTGACCTCATTGCACTTCTTGGGTAAGTAATGGAACATAAATCTTTGGCTGATGGTGTGCTGGTTGACTCTGATTACAAAGCAAGtttctatctttcttttctttttttttttcttgctaacTCACATTGTCTCCTTTCAGCTGGAAATCATAGAGGGCACACCTGATCTGGGGGTGACATCATACTGGACTGatgcagatggaaatgtggtgtttGGTCCAAGCACCCcaaaggaaaagatgaaaaccaCAGTCACTGGAACAAAGACGCAGAGGCGAAAGGGTGAGAGGGCTGAAATAAAACGACGTGCCGGTGACATCTGAGTGCCGGTGATTTATTTGTGCTGTGGCTGAGACAGCACTAATGATTATTCTCTTGCAGAATCTGTAGAGAAGAGACCTcctgaggagaaggagggggacaAAAAGGAGAGCCAAAACCACCAGTCAGAGGAGCAGAAAAATGAGATTAAACCTGAAGCTGATTCAGGACCAAATTCCTCAACATCAGAACAGAGAGACGGTTTGGCCGAGCAGTCAACATCCGACGAACAGCCTGCAGACACAGCGGAGGCGCCTGGACCAGAAGCTGAGACATCAcatgaaacacagcagaaaaacacagagtgaaTCCATAGGAGAGCAAAGTATTAGGCACTTAGGTTTGATATGTGCTTTTATCTCCGCTGTGATTGATGTGTTTATCATGAgttaaatgttgaaatttgCTCTCGTTGAATATTAATGATAGCATTACTTTCTATTTGTAGTAATGGGGCTCATAATGGAACAGGTATCTATCAGTATATTCCATTTAGGTGAAAAACCAAGCTGCTTACACACGCTGTTTCCACTATTTGCCTCGTTTTTCTCTATGGCATTTATCATACTCATCATATTTGTTTGAATAAAGATGgtgttgaaaaatattttggtttgaaatgtctttttttttttttaactacagaGTGTCCAAagatctaaaaaaaatacagagtgaCAAAGGCTTAGAGGCTTAAAGAGGACAAACACTCTTTTGTTGGAGGAAAGAACAAACCAAACATGAGAAATTCTTGAGGTGAAACAAGGCAGAATTAATTTAAATCAACAAGTGAAAAAGTTTTAGACAATAGCTTCACAAGGAGAACAGCAGCACCTTAAAAGCACacatgtatgtatttgtgtatttgatatttcaatactgtttttttgtttttgtttttttttaacttgacgTCTATTTGACTGGTTAGACTTTTACTTTGCACAACATTTTGCTGGTTAAAATCATTTTGGGACATGGCAGAGTTTAATATGGATACTTTGTCAAATCCATGTTTTAATGCAATACATGTCAACTTGGCAAGAGACTTTTTTTATGACAGTCTCCTTTGTTtaggaaataaataaacctgaCTCAGCTGTTGTTTTATGAGGAAATGAAAGTTTTTACTTCCTCCCCACAGCAAGTAGACAAACACTCTTTTAgttttgttcctccttctatcCATTAATAGGACAGTCTGGTGACAGTGTCCATCGGCTGACCATTCAGATGAACTGTCGACGAGCAAACCCCCCCAAAATCCACCTCCATCTGCAGGGCTGGTGTTCtgtcagtgacctctgacctcagaaCTGAGACGATGAAGAACGTGATTAATAATTTATCACATCGATGAGGCGATTTCAGGTTGAAATCAGTTTTAACAAATGAACATGGCACAATGTTACCTGAGCCCGGTATGCTGGTAGAGAGTTTTGTGGTGAATTAAAGACTAGACATAACGTAAATCTCTCCAAATATCAAAGTTTGTGTTCGACCAACTCAACTTTGACAGTATGTTAGCGTGAAAGTGACCAACAGTAGtctgtacatttttaatatatatatttatatactgtttAAGCCTTCTGTCACAAAATTCCCTTCAagtgtgacatttaaaataaagaaataaaggaaataGCCTGAGTTGACATGATGCAGACTGATGATTTACTGGCCTGTCAGATAAtcacattcatacattttttttttttttattaaataactCACCTCCATAATTAACCCCTTCCGGTCCGCTCGCTCGCGCTGTCGTCAGGGTCACGTGGTACCCGGAGGCTCCGGCGGCGAGGCGGCGGAGGAGCCGAGCTGAAGGTGTGACTGCCGGCGGATGAAGCTCTGCTGCAGCGGGTAGGACAATTTcatcacctctcctcctccgcgGTGCTCTGGGAGCTAACAGTAATGTAAAACAGcgggatttatttatttatttttattttcttaaattatGATTTCGTGTGTAAGTGTGCGACACCTTCCTCGGGACTCATGCGTGCAGCTCGTGATGGGGCGGATATCGGTGTAAACACCGGGGACTGCCAGACATCTCATCTTCTCACGAAAGGAAAGATTTAGTTATGACAcctcgtttaaaaaaaaaaaaaaaaattaaaatcccaGGCTTTCTCGTTAACGTGTCCTTGAACGCCTCACACGCTGCCCGGAGTTTTAATGTCTCAACTTTCACACTGACATCATTTACAGTTTGGACTGGACAGCTTCTCATCACCAACATCTACATCACAGGCTGGAAGTGCTTTGCAGTATCTGAATTTAGATGTGAGGTTTTCTCGCCTGTTTTCCACCCAGAGGTCTGCTGGCTGAATGACCAAGAACCAGATGAGACTGCAGACATCGAGGCTGAGAAATGTTTGGAGGCATGTTGTTGCATTCAGATGATTCATAAATGAGTGAATGGATTTCTAACAGAGTAAAGAGAGCAGTCTGAGATCACAGGACTTTCTTCAGATTAGggtttgaaatgttgaaaacattAGACGGGTGTCCTTTTCAAATGCTCTTCTAACTACAGTGTCTGGCAGGAGAAAGTTCTTCATtgatttaataataatcatttataAACTGAATCACCCAACGCTGGTCAGAACGACACGGGCAGGGAGCAGATCACGTTGGACCGTTGGACGTATGAGCAGGAAAAACGTGCCGAGACAGGGAAAGCTAGATTTGTCTTAATCCTGTAAACAGGATTAGCACCTCTTTAATTCCCTTCATCCCAACAGAGAGAGTGTCATGGATGAGAGCTGGCTGCCTACGAGTCATTATTAAGCACAGACCTTTCTTTCGATTAGTCGATTTATCAATCAGCCAATACAAAGAAACATCATCAGTAACTATCTtggttgttgtctttgtcacacataaagactgaaactgaaaaacattcagtctgaaGATGGAATTATTTTTCCCTGTTTATTATCAATCTCAGCCTCTGTCATGCCCTCGGAAAATAATCTGCGAATAAtctcatttgaataatttataaaTCCTTTAGCAGAAACTCCTTCTAGCTCCTCAGTTTTCTTTGGGGTCAGTAAACAGAattctttttgttgctgttgttgtttttactttaactgATTAGCCGAAAAACAAGTGCTGCTGCGGCACTCTAGTGTGAAACTGTGGATGTTTAAATCTACTATTCTGAACCATTTTAGGAAACCTCATTAATGTTGGCTTTAAAGTTGACCTTGAAATAGGGTCAACAGCTCCAGAGCAGACTGACTGTTGAATAGCTGTTTTTCCGACTGTAA from Echeneis naucrates chromosome 20, fEcheNa1.1, whole genome shotgun sequence includes:
- the myom1b gene encoding M-protein, striated muscle, encoding MSGSIPFYQKHHRHYDRGYRSRETDSKMSQYKSSSRYLAGSSSSTTSRSRGLRVSSHSGLDENRLSPVPKRAKPTYLAVDKENQVIGYVVPIFRGSQEFATGFSDTEEARVRETAAYMARRDLFTSGVEMERSEQISRREAMRESAERITLSKRLHEHEEHFKRMNEDSLMHAPEFVIKPRSHTVWEKQCVRLHCTVTGWPDPRVVWYKNNVAIDPLANPGKYKLESRYNVHSLEINRCDFDDTAQYHVSAMNSKGELSAFASVVVKRFKGEVDDFLPPPRHSDSDCLASSVDGPVSEYGITFQTHIVDKFGVSFGREGETMSLGCTVIIYPALHRYQPEVQWYRDDVLLSPSKWTHMHWSGDRATLTLTHLNKEDEGLYTLRVTTKSGYETYSAYVFVRDADAEVEGAPGAPLDVRCLDANKDYIIVTWKQPAVDGGNSIVGYFVDRCEVGTHHWLQCNDTPVKFARFPVTGLVEGRSYIFRVRAVNKSGMSRPSRVSEPVAAMDPADRARMRGTSAPWTGQIIVTEEEPAESVVPGRPLELQVTEATKNYVVLSWKPPGEKGLEGVMYYVEKCVAGTDSWQRVNTEIPVRSPRFALFDLAEGKSYSFRVRCCNSAGVGEPSDPTEATTVGDKLDIPSAPAKVVPTRNTDTSVVVSWEASRDAKELVGYYIEASIVGSNVWEPCNNKPVKGTRFICHGLVTEEKYVFRVRAVNAAGLSQFSQESEPVEVKAAIASPAPPYGISVLECVRDSMVLSWKQPTFIGGADITGYFVDYREVIDGVPGKWHEANIKSITERAYRVSDLKENRKYQFQVRAANLAGVGIPSLPSDTFLCEEWTIAVPGPPHDLQIREVRSDSLALLWKPPVYQGRDPVNGFYIDIKEAEAPEEAWRGINTKATEKTYMKITNLKEGETYVFRVRAQNKAGVGKTSDVTEPVPALTKPGTKEIVVDVDDDGIVSLNFECSDLTPDSKFVWSKNYEEITDVSRLAIETKGNKSKAVFSSLDEEDIGVYSCLVTHTDGASASYNLSEEELKKLLVISHDHKFPIIPLKSELAVEMLEKGKVRFWLQADKISQNAKVDYVFNDNMLSNGEKYKMNFDKNTGVIEMIMECLTPADEGTFTFQMQDGKATNQSSLVLIGDVFKELQKESEFQRKEWFRKQGPHFIEYLSYEVTPECCVVLKCKVGNMKKETSAVWYKDGREIKSEEHLGFTEGVLKLEIAQISKKDAGVYEVVLKDDRGKDTSTLNLTDQSFKDLMNEVFGYIASSSTPLKITSTDEGIRLYTFVNYYNDLLQVTWHYKDSAIAFSDRIKSGVVGEQLWLQITEPTEKDMGKYAIEFHDGKGGLKRTVELAGQAFDDAFAEFQRLKAAAIAERNRARVAGGLPDVVTIQEGKALNLTCNISGDPVPEVTWLKNDKEITSDDHCILKFASGKFASFTITGVNTSDSGKYSILVKNKYGTESGDFTVSVFIPEEAGGKKK